The genomic region GTATACTCAACTTAAAACAGCGATAAAGAAAAACATCTTTGAGATATTTCCGCAGATATCTCTTTATGAGATTCATAATAGCTATTTAAAAGAGATAAAATCCGGTGGAAAAAATTTCCGTTTAAGGGGAATAAGACTTGAGGAGGAAAATGGCTATGCCCTTTTTCTGACAGATATAACAGAGCTGAGAAAATATGAAGAGCAGATTATAATTTCACATAAGATGGAGTCTGTAAGAAGGCTTACATCAAGTTATGCTCATGAAATAAAAAACATGCTTACAGGAGTAAAAGGTTTTGCCCAGCTTGCTTTACAAACAGAAAATACTGAGCAGGCAAAATCATACATGGAAAAACTTCTTTCAATAGTTGACTCTGTTTCAATGAATATAAAAGAGATACTTGGATTTGGCAGAGAATTCGGGAAAAATCCTGAGATTATAGAATTAAAAGATGTGATTAAGAATCTATCTACATTTCTCAAAGCTTCATTAAGAGAAAACATTGATTTAATCCTGGATTTTGAAGGAAGACCTCTTACAGTATTTGCAGACAAAACAGATATAGAAAAAATAATTACAAATCTTGTTTTAAATGCACAGGATGCAATGCCTGAAGGTGGTGAGATAAGGATTCAGGCTAAAGTAAAACAGATACCGGATAAATTTATAAGCCTCACTGGCGAAAAAGAGCTTGCAAAAGAATACATATGTCTGTCTGTAGAAGACACAGGGGT from Thermodesulfovibrio sp. 3907-1M harbors:
- a CDS encoding ATP-binding protein; this translates as MKENILKRIIRLLPDGVFAIDLDGRVLLWNRVMEEITGVKEAEIIGKGNFEYSLPFYGCRRPMPVDYVLNPEISYPEDLSIKGETVEIETFAPKLYDGKGAWIRMSAHPLLDEVCDIIGAVQIVRDITVRKTAEIELRKLFNIIEHSPVGVVVLEFSGEITYCNESFLKYTQLKTAIKKNIFEIFPQISLYEIHNSYLKEIKSGGKNFRLRGIRLEEENGYALFLTDITELRKYEEQIIISHKMESVRRLTSSYAHEIKNMLTGVKGFAQLALQTENTEQAKSYMEKLLSIVDSVSMNIKEILGFGREFGKNPEIIELKDVIKNLSTFLKASLRENIDLILDFEGRPLTVFADKTDIEKIITNLVLNAQDAMPEGGEIRIQAKVKQIPDKFISLTGEKELAKEYICLSVEDTGVGMDEQTREKIFEPFFTTKGEKGSGLGLTTVYHIVQMLNGFIFVESEPGRGTKFEIYIPLKQ